In Leucoraja erinacea ecotype New England chromosome 15, Leri_hhj_1, whole genome shotgun sequence, the following proteins share a genomic window:
- the lzts2a gene encoding leucine zipper putative tumor suppressor 2a: MAMVQANPLTSERQSPVSGRKLQPSSPTVLLPIAMGSVGSLVSGRNYHDKHCKATEYGGKGRKTGQIQNIFRQQDGHLKNGYSQDCVGAMAAKKQSGNYVHTKDDRRNGGWNMIESPTSPCSDTEDTREGKLANGNIRGPPPKIIPVSGKLEKNIEKNLIRPTAFKPVVPKNRNSVQYLVPRPINGLSDSQGSLNIVFNGSSLGSVMCGEKRNSLQSYGCARGSVQSGTLSDSGRNSLSSLPTYSTGGSQQLDGVGSSTGQLHLEAGGGGGGGGGGHGYQERGAVSLHNSDSGRSSSSKSTASLSGRAPALSDGERTPPPPPPPPGHEAAVRDLEDRLREREEELQQLRESLEENEAALCQIYEEKQRRCEQEMEELRRSCAGRLRQTSQKAQRMQQVLQLQVYQLQQEKKKLQEDFAQLLQERELLDKKCASFEKEHTELGPRLEETKWEVCQKSGEISLLKQQLKDSQSDLAMKSNEIVSMKAQLREVRAELQDHEDEIHEFRDLVHTKTLELEVCENELQRKKNEAELLREKVGKLEIETTGLREALGSSRQQAVGTYAEREDAFLMYESDEAKVQRQNADNQQGLWQQLEKLRAELMYERRRSENQQQNFEVERRTWQGEKEKVIRYQKQLQHNYIQMYRRNRELEREMRQLSVELEARELDDLEARNEDIRFEEITATEI; the protein is encoded by the exons ATGGCAATGGTTCAGGCAAATCCCTTGACTTCTGAGCGCCAGAGTCCAGTCAGTGGAAGGAAGCTGCAGCCTTCTTCACCGACGGTGCTTTTGCCGATCGCCATGGGTAGCGTCGGCAGTCTCGTCTCCGGCCGCAACTACCATGACAAGCACTGCAAAGCCACAGAATACGGCGGCAAGGGTCGGAAAACTGGCCAGATCCAGAATATTTTCAGGCAGCAGGATGGACACCTAAAAAATGGCTATTCCCAGGACTGCGTTGGGGCGATGGCGGCCAAGAAGCAGAGTGGGAACTACGTGCATACGAAGGACGACCGGCGCAATGGAGGCTGGAACATGATCGAGTCACCGACCAGCCCTTGCAGTGACACCGAGGACACACGGGAAGGAAAGCTGGCCAATGGAAACATCCGCGGTCCACCGCCAAAGATTATTCCAGTGTCGGGCAAGCTGGAGAAG AACATCGAGAAAAACCTGATCAGGCCGACGGCCTTCAAACCAGTTGTGCCCAAGAACAGGAACTCAGTGCAGTACCTGGTTCCCCGCCCCATCAACGGGCTATCGGACAGCCAGGGGAGCCTGAACATCGTCTTCAACGGGAGCTCGCTGGGGTCGGTGATGTGCGGGGAGAAGCGCAACTCTCTGCAGAGCTACGGGTGTGCGAGGGGCAGCGTGCAGTCAGGGACGCTGTCTGACTCTGGCAGGAACTCGCTGTCCAGCCTGCCCACCTACAGCACAGGTGGCAGCCAGCAGCTGGACGGTGTGGGCTCATCCACGGGGCAGCTCCACCTGGaggcgggaggaggaggtggcggcGGTGGCGGTGGCCATGGGTACCAGGAGCGAGGAGCGGTCTCCCTCCACAACTCAGACAGTGGCCGCTCCTCCTCCAGCAAGAGCACGGCGTCGCTGAGCGGCCGGGCTCCGGCACTGTCGGACGGCGAGCGCACGCCACCACCGCCCCCGCCACCGCCGGGCCACGAGGCAGCCGTGCGCGATCTGGAGGACAGGCTGCGGGAGCGCGAGGAGGAGCTGCAGCAGCTGCGCGAGAGCCTGGAGGAGAATGAGGCGGCTCTGTGCCAGATCTATGAGGAGAAGCAGCGGCGATGCGAGCAGGAGATGGAGGAGCTGCGCCGCAGCTGCGCCGGACGCCTGCGCCAGACCTCGCAGAAAGCACAGCGGATGCAGCAGGTGCTGCAGCtgcaggtctaccagctgcagCAGGAGAAGAAGAAGCTGCAGGAGGACTTTGCGCAGCTGCTGCAGGAGCGGGAGCTGTTGGACAAGAAGTGCGCCTCCTTCGAGAAGGAGCATACTGAGCTCGGACCACGACTGGAGGAGACCAAGTGGGAG GTTTGCCAGAAGTCGGGGGAGATATCCCTGCTGAAGCAACAGCTGAAGGACTCCCAGTCTGATCTAGCCATGAAGAGCAACGAAATTGTCTCCATGAAGGCGCAGCTCCGCGAAGTTCGGGCGGAGCTTCAGGACCACGAGGACGAGATCCACGAGTTCCGGGATTTGGTGCACACCAAGACCTTGGAGCTGGAGGTGTGCGAGAACGAGCTGCAGCGGAAGAAGAACGAGGCCGAGCTGCTGAGGGAGAAGGTGGGCAAGCTGGAGATAGAGACCACGGGCCTGAGGGAAGCTCTgggcagcagcaggcagcaggcGGTCGGCACGTACGCCGAGCGGGAGGACGCCTTCCTGATGTACGAGAGCGACGAGGCCAAGGTGCAACGTCAAAACGCGGACAACCAGCAGGGCCTCTGGCAGCAGCTGGAGAAGCTGAGGGCCGAACTGATGTATGAGCGCAGGAGGAGCGAGAATCAGCAGCAGAACTTTGAGGTGGAGCGGCGAACATGgcaaggggagaaagagaaggtgATTAGGTACCAAAAGCAGCTCCAGCACAACTACATACAGATGTACAGGAGAAACCGGGAgctggaaagggaaatgagacaaCTTAGTGTGGAATTGGAAGCTAGGGAGTTGGATGACCTGGAAGCGCGAAATGAAGACATTCGATTTGAGGAGATCACGGCAACAGAAAtctaa